A region from the Salicibibacter cibarius genome encodes:
- a CDS encoding YlbL family protein — MSEERKERRFSRTWLIVGLIIVLLFVYQIPMPYYYSQPGDAVGLNEFITVEDGIGEEGEFYLTTIRQSQANLILYAWSFLSPYRVLTPEEAVRMEGETDDDYHNRQLQAMHQSQDAAQVAAYEAAGAEVHENGILVTQFVDGMGAKEVLESGDIITAVDGENIGNITELNESLEEKEAEQFAQLSVNREGNALELDVEMVEFPEAMHHADEPTVGLGIEFPVNQREFDPEVNVETGDIGGPSAGLMFSLEIYNQLTEEDLTYGLDIAGTGSIDEEGNVGRIGGVGQKVVAADNADIDVFFAPQDTDLGDTSDYEMAVEAAEDIDTPMTIVPVLELQDAVDYLENDV, encoded by the coding sequence GTGAGTGAGGAAAGAAAAGAGCGAAGATTTTCGAGAACATGGTTGATTGTAGGGCTTATCATCGTTTTGTTGTTTGTCTATCAAATACCGATGCCTTATTATTATTCTCAACCCGGGGATGCCGTCGGTTTGAATGAATTCATTACGGTTGAAGATGGGATTGGGGAAGAAGGGGAATTTTACTTAACGACGATTCGGCAAAGCCAAGCCAACCTTATTCTCTACGCATGGTCATTTTTAAGTCCTTACCGCGTGTTGACACCTGAAGAGGCGGTTCGCATGGAAGGGGAAACGGATGACGACTATCATAACCGGCAATTGCAAGCGATGCACCAATCCCAGGACGCGGCCCAAGTCGCGGCTTATGAAGCAGCCGGGGCTGAAGTGCATGAAAACGGGATTCTCGTCACACAGTTTGTGGACGGCATGGGCGCTAAAGAGGTGTTGGAATCAGGGGACATCATTACTGCCGTCGATGGAGAAAATATCGGTAACATAACCGAATTAAATGAGTCGCTTGAGGAAAAAGAAGCGGAACAATTTGCGCAGCTGAGCGTTAATCGGGAAGGTAATGCGTTGGAGTTGGATGTTGAGATGGTCGAGTTTCCGGAGGCGATGCATCATGCAGATGAGCCGACGGTTGGACTCGGGATTGAGTTTCCTGTTAATCAACGTGAGTTTGACCCCGAGGTAAACGTTGAAACCGGTGATATCGGCGGTCCTTCGGCCGGATTAATGTTTTCCCTTGAAATCTATAATCAGCTTACCGAAGAAGATTTAACGTATGGACTAGACATTGCCGGCACCGGTTCCATTGATGAGGAAGGGAATGTCGGGCGTATCGGAGGCGTCGGCCAAAAAGTGGTTGCAGCGGATAATGCAGACATTGATGTATTTTTTGCCCCGCAAGATACCGACTTAGGCGATACATCCGATTATGAAATGGCAGTGGAAGCTGCCGAAGATATTGACACGCCAATGACGATCGTTCCGGTACTAGAGCTTCAGGACGCTGTGGATTATTTGGAGAACGACGTTTAA
- the proC gene encoding pyrroline-5-carboxylate reductase has protein sequence MTLADQTITFIGAGAMTEAIVSGLLANNRVNNEQITVTNKNNGERLAELQNTYHIQTTTDKQQAAEQSDVLILAMKPKDVDAALERLQPSIRADHVIFSVLAGTTTGYISSLIEADCPVVRIMPNTSAKVGASASAISGGRFAGAKDVDLAASLFSSIGSITIVPEEKMDSVTGISGSGPAYFYYLLEGLQTAAVESGLTEEDAKALLIQTMQGAAKRWGQTSKSLQSLYEEVMSPGGTTEAAFSVLWEHEVQEHVTAGAKAAIEQSEKLGKVKKHV, from the coding sequence ATGACGCTGGCCGATCAAACGATCACCTTTATCGGTGCCGGAGCAATGACCGAAGCAATCGTCTCGGGACTGCTTGCGAACAACCGCGTAAATAACGAACAAATCACTGTCACGAATAAAAACAACGGTGAACGGCTCGCGGAATTACAGAACACCTATCACATTCAAACGACGACGGACAAACAACAAGCCGCAGAACAAAGTGATGTCCTGATCCTCGCGATGAAGCCGAAAGACGTGGACGCCGCACTCGAACGTCTGCAACCGTCTATTCGTGCAGATCACGTTATTTTCTCCGTGTTGGCAGGAACTACAACGGGCTATATTTCTTCACTCATTGAAGCCGATTGCCCGGTGGTACGGATTATGCCGAACACGTCGGCAAAAGTCGGCGCTTCCGCGAGCGCCATAAGCGGTGGCCGATTTGCCGGTGCCAAAGATGTTGACCTGGCCGCGTCCCTCTTTTCTTCTATCGGCTCGATTACAATCGTCCCCGAAGAAAAAATGGATAGTGTCACCGGCATATCCGGGAGCGGTCCGGCTTATTTTTACTACCTGCTTGAAGGATTGCAAACGGCCGCGGTTGAGTCAGGGTTAACGGAAGAGGACGCGAAGGCGTTGCTGATCCAAACGATGCAGGGCGCTGCCAAGCGTTGGGGGCAAACGTCTAAATCGCTCCAATCGCTGTACGAAGAAGTGATGAGCCCCGGCGGGACGACCGAAGCTGCCTTCTCGGTCCTTTGGGAACATGAAGTGCAAGAACATGTGACAGCGGGCGCAAAGGCTGCCATCGAACAGTCCGAGAAGCTTGGAAAAGTGAAAAAGCACGTGTGA
- a CDS encoding glutamate-5-semialdehyde dehydrogenase: protein MTECKQQALDAKTASQSLGLCKTTEKNEALQAMAREVLNREQDILAANDKDVAAGKQNGLSDYLLDRLRLSPERLQSMSNGLHALVDLPDPVAVEPETWTRQDGLVIENRRVPLGVIAMIYEARPNVTVDAAGLCLKAGNAVLLRGSSSAVHSNMALVDAMKAGLKACGLPETSVQLINPENRDTVRELGQMRGLVDVIIPRGGAGLIQTVLEQSSVPVIETGVGNCHVYIEASAKKDMAISIAVDAKTDRPSVCNAAETILVDEQWANANGRALIEALLAKGVTIRGDENIRRLHDDVKPADDEDWATEYLAPIVALGTVPDTDAAIAHVQQFGTTHSEAIVTENVEKARAFQNQIDASGVYHNASTRFTDGAEFGFGAEIGISTQKLHARGPLGLGALTTNKYVVSGDGHVKGGTVQ, encoded by the coding sequence GTGACTGAATGTAAACAACAGGCGCTGGACGCCAAAACCGCAAGCCAGTCATTAGGATTGTGTAAAACAACAGAAAAAAACGAAGCATTGCAAGCGATGGCGCGCGAAGTGTTGAACAGGGAACAGGACATCCTCGCCGCCAATGACAAAGACGTTGCGGCCGGAAAACAGAATGGACTGTCCGACTATTTGCTCGATCGTTTACGGCTAAGCCCTGAACGTTTGCAGTCGATGAGTAATGGACTGCATGCACTCGTTGACCTGCCGGATCCGGTAGCGGTTGAACCGGAAACATGGACACGGCAAGACGGGCTCGTCATTGAAAACCGAAGGGTTCCTCTCGGGGTGATCGCCATGATTTATGAAGCAAGGCCCAATGTCACCGTCGATGCTGCCGGGCTTTGCTTAAAGGCCGGAAATGCTGTCCTTTTAAGGGGCAGCTCTTCGGCGGTTCATTCAAACATGGCACTTGTGGACGCCATGAAAGCCGGATTAAAGGCGTGCGGGTTGCCGGAAACATCAGTGCAGCTCATTAACCCCGAAAATCGCGATACGGTCCGGGAATTGGGACAAATGCGCGGCCTTGTCGACGTCATCATCCCGCGCGGAGGCGCCGGACTTATTCAGACGGTGCTCGAACAGTCTAGTGTTCCGGTTATTGAAACGGGCGTCGGCAACTGCCATGTGTATATCGAAGCTTCCGCCAAAAAAGACATGGCCATCTCCATTGCCGTAGATGCAAAAACCGATCGGCCATCGGTTTGCAACGCCGCGGAAACCATTCTCGTCGATGAACAATGGGCTAATGCCAATGGGAGAGCGCTCATTGAGGCTTTGCTCGCCAAAGGGGTCACCATCAGAGGCGATGAAAATATCCGACGCTTGCATGATGACGTGAAACCAGCCGACGACGAGGATTGGGCGACCGAGTACCTCGCGCCGATCGTTGCCCTCGGCACCGTTCCGGATACAGATGCGGCAATTGCTCACGTTCAACAATTCGGCACGACCCACTCCGAAGCGATCGTCACCGAAAATGTAGAAAAGGCTCGTGCGTTTCAAAATCAGATCGATGCGTCCGGCGTTTACCATAATGCTTCCACCCGCTTTACCGATGGTGCGGAATTTGGATTCGGCGCGGAGATCGGCATCAGCACACAAAAACTGCACGCACGCGGTCCTTTGGGACTGGGCGCACTAACGACCAACAAATACGTCGTCTCGGGAGACGGACATGTGAAAGGGGGCACGGTGCAATGA
- a CDS encoding ion transporter, whose amino-acid sequence MNEEDKPKWRRRIAFLTEHRYFTIVIMALIFINAVVVGMETYPELYARYPGWFWFADRLLLWLFTIEIVLRMIAAKPFYHFFRSGWNWFDFLIIATGHLFAGAHFVTVLRVLRVLRVLRAVTVIPSLRRLVDALLRTIPSLFNILFLMGLVFYIFAVIGTMLFASVSPEYFGNLQRSVLTLFQIVTLDNWTESVMRPIMDIEPLSWIYFVSFVLVGTFIIFNLFIGVIVNNVERANDEEAPPVKKQDVEALQAEIRELKKIMEKRE is encoded by the coding sequence ATGAACGAAGAAGACAAGCCAAAGTGGCGCAGACGTATTGCTTTTCTTACCGAACATCGCTATTTTACGATCGTTATTATGGCGTTGATTTTTATCAATGCTGTTGTAGTCGGGATGGAAACCTATCCGGAACTTTATGCCCGTTATCCGGGATGGTTTTGGTTTGCCGACCGTTTGTTGCTATGGCTTTTCACCATTGAAATAGTTTTGCGCATGATCGCGGCCAAACCTTTTTATCATTTTTTCCGCAGCGGCTGGAACTGGTTTGATTTTTTAATCATCGCCACCGGTCACCTATTTGCAGGTGCTCATTTCGTCACTGTATTACGGGTACTGAGGGTGCTACGGGTCCTACGGGCGGTCACGGTCATTCCTTCGTTGCGACGGCTCGTCGATGCGCTTTTACGTACAATTCCTTCATTGTTTAATATTCTTTTTTTGATGGGGCTCGTTTTTTACATATTCGCAGTCATCGGTACGATGCTGTTCGCATCCGTTTCCCCCGAATACTTCGGAAATTTACAGCGATCCGTTTTGACCTTGTTTCAGATCGTGACGCTTGATAATTGGACGGAATCCGTCATGCGTCCGATCATGGATATAGAGCCGTTAAGTTGGATTTATTTTGTTTCGTTTGTCCTCGTCGGTACATTTATCATCTTTAATCTATTCATCGGTGTCATTGTCAATAATGTGGAACGCGCCAATGACGAAGAAGCGCCTCCTGTCAAAAAACAGGATGTGGAAGCGTTGCAAGCAGAAATTAGGGAACTTAAAAAAATAATGGAAAAACGAGAATAA
- the rsmD gene encoding 16S rRNA (guanine(966)-N(2))-methyltransferase RsmD, protein METLEKLDLSPGMAKVKVFLILSTEKFIPSIVLENLAFRQSFCGAKALAQLMQLRKLIYTFLAAKRKGGEAMRIIAGSRKGTRLKAVPGAKTRPTSDRVKEALFQMIGPYFQGGTGVDLYAGSGALGMEALSRGIEEMYFADKSGAAIKVIRGNAKKCHFEKRAHIYKQAAMQMAKQLMREKRKCSLILLDPPYNEQQLEKDISHIQEFGICIPETVIVAEHSSSLKLVHELGHFSKSRTKIFGDTQISIFTYKNQERNEQE, encoded by the coding sequence ATGGAAACGTTAGAAAAACTTGACTTATCGCCAGGAATGGCGAAAGTCAAAGTCTTTCTTATACTATCAACCGAAAAGTTTATACCTTCGATAGTGTTAGAAAACTTGGCTTTTCGACAAAGCTTTTGTGGCGCGAAAGCCTTAGCCCAACTTATGCAGCTAAGAAAGTTGATTTATACTTTCTTAGCTGCCAAAAGGAAAGGCGGCGAAGCGATGCGTATCATTGCAGGGAGCAGAAAAGGAACACGGCTCAAAGCTGTCCCGGGCGCAAAAACCCGCCCAACATCCGATCGTGTAAAAGAAGCGCTGTTTCAAATGATCGGTCCTTATTTTCAAGGAGGGACGGGCGTTGACTTATACGCAGGGAGCGGGGCGTTGGGGATGGAAGCGCTCAGCCGCGGGATCGAAGAGATGTATTTTGCCGATAAATCCGGTGCTGCCATCAAGGTCATTCGGGGAAATGCAAAAAAATGCCATTTTGAAAAGCGGGCACACATCTACAAGCAGGCAGCTATGCAAATGGCAAAGCAACTCATGCGTGAAAAGAGAAAATGTTCCCTGATTCTATTGGATCCGCCTTATAACGAGCAACAGCTTGAAAAGGATATTTCACATATTCAAGAGTTTGGGATTTGCATTCCCGAAACGGTTATTGTTGCTGAACATTCGTCCTCTTTAAAACTTGTTCATGAACTCGGTCATTTTTCCAAGTCCCGGACGAAAATATTCGGAGACACGCAAATCAGTATTTTCACCTATAAAAATCAGGAAAGGAACGAACAAGAATGA
- the coaD gene encoding pantetheine-phosphate adenylyltransferase, whose protein sequence is MTTTAVAPGSFDPVTNGHLDIIERSTRIFDKVIVAVLINRNKTPLFNIEERVELLQDSFRDFSNVEVDSFDGLLVNYVRSKNANVIVRGLRAVTDFEYEMQSTSINRKMDKEIETFFMMTNNQYSYLSSSIVKEVAKNKGDVNGLVPPHVEDALKRRYNVT, encoded by the coding sequence ATGACAACGACAGCTGTAGCGCCGGGCAGTTTTGATCCGGTGACAAACGGGCATTTGGACATTATTGAACGCAGCACGAGAATATTTGATAAAGTGATTGTTGCCGTACTGATCAATCGAAACAAAACCCCGCTCTTTAATATTGAAGAACGGGTGGAATTGTTGCAAGATTCGTTTCGGGATTTTTCGAACGTGGAGGTGGATTCATTTGACGGGCTTTTGGTTAATTATGTGCGGTCGAAAAACGCAAACGTCATCGTCCGCGGACTGCGGGCAGTCACCGACTTTGAATATGAAATGCAATCGACGTCCATTAACCGAAAGATGGACAAGGAAATTGAAACTTTTTTTATGATGACGAACAACCAGTATTCGTACTTAAGTTCAAGCATTGTTAAAGAAGTGGCGAAAAATAAAGGCGATGTAAACGGGCTTGTGCCTCCGCACGTCGAAGATGCACTAAAACGGCGGTATAACGTGACCTAA
- a CDS encoding patatin-like phospholipase family protein has protein sequence MNERPSVGLALGSGGARGFAHIGVLEVFEEEGIPIDVIAGSSMGAVIGALTALGRSANDLKQLASLFRRKYYIDFTVPKMGLVSGKRLEELFLMLTKGEVLDNLDIPVSVVATDLNSGERFLFTDGSIAKALRASISIPGIFVPVRSGDHLLVDGGVIDRVPANVVTDMGADLVVAVDVSYFPEAPSTSSIYDVIIQSMEIMARELVKAKKIEADILMKPIVQATNAVVFDDTESLIQQGREEALRHMPHIREKIEAWKGKRS, from the coding sequence TTGAACGAACGACCGTCCGTTGGCCTTGCGCTCGGTTCGGGAGGCGCTCGCGGATTCGCGCATATCGGAGTGCTGGAAGTATTTGAGGAAGAAGGCATCCCCATTGATGTTATCGCGGGAAGCAGTATGGGAGCGGTCATTGGGGCGTTGACGGCCCTCGGGCGATCCGCTAATGATTTAAAACAGCTGGCCAGTCTGTTTCGGAGAAAATATTATATTGATTTCACCGTTCCCAAGATGGGGCTCGTGAGCGGAAAACGCTTGGAAGAATTATTTTTAATGCTGACAAAAGGGGAAGTGCTGGATAATCTGGATATACCGGTTAGCGTGGTTGCGACCGATCTGAACAGCGGGGAAAGGTTTCTTTTTACGGACGGATCCATCGCAAAAGCCTTGCGGGCGAGCATCTCCATCCCCGGCATCTTCGTCCCGGTCCGGTCCGGCGATCATCTGCTCGTTGACGGAGGCGTCATCGATCGCGTTCCGGCAAATGTCGTGACAGACATGGGGGCCGATCTCGTTGTCGCGGTCGATGTTTCTTATTTTCCCGAAGCGCCATCAACGTCGTCCATCTATGATGTCATTATCCAAAGTATGGAAATTATGGCTCGGGAGCTCGTCAAAGCCAAAAAAATTGAAGCGGATATTCTTATGAAACCAATCGTGCAAGCAACGAATGCGGTTGTATTCGACGATACGGAATCGCTCATTCAACAAGGACGGGAAGAAGCATTGCGCCATATGCCGCACATACGGGAAAAGATTGAGGCATGGAAGGGGAAAAGGTCGTGA
- the proB gene encoding glutamate 5-kinase, translated as MERKRMVVKIGSSSLANREGGIAIDRLERFSQAIAHLHNQGHELILITSGAIAAGFQHVGYATRPVTTEKKQAAAAVGQGLLMEAYQHAFMKEGVKVGQLLLTRESFLQEHQYNNAYATLQELLKRRILPIINENDSIAVDELTFGDNDWLASLVSGLIKADALALLTDVNGVYDRHPQHPNAHKKESIDVITAEMLMQADSHRSTLGSGGMRSKLEAARNAQTFGIQTFIGKGDEPRGLQAIMDGNGDGTYVYAKPNHLWPKEKQWVGIYSPVEGELVIDEGAKNALLYGGKSLLSVGVRDVKGSFSKGAVVAVFDEEHESVGKGRATIAADDMRTCLYKQPAVTYIHRDHWVSTSKGSVFSD; from the coding sequence TTGGAACGAAAACGAATGGTCGTCAAGATCGGGAGCAGTTCCCTCGCCAATCGTGAAGGCGGGATCGCCATCGACCGGCTCGAGCGGTTTTCCCAAGCGATTGCCCACCTTCATAATCAAGGCCATGAACTTATTTTGATCACATCGGGAGCGATAGCTGCCGGTTTTCAACACGTCGGTTACGCCACTAGGCCGGTAACGACGGAAAAAAAACAAGCAGCGGCCGCCGTCGGGCAAGGATTGCTCATGGAAGCCTATCAACATGCATTCATGAAAGAAGGCGTTAAAGTCGGGCAACTCTTGCTGACTCGGGAAAGTTTTCTGCAAGAGCATCAATACAACAACGCTTACGCGACATTACAGGAATTGCTCAAGCGTCGCATTTTGCCGATTATTAATGAGAACGACTCCATTGCAGTGGATGAATTGACGTTCGGCGATAATGATTGGCTGGCCAGTTTGGTGTCCGGACTGATCAAGGCCGATGCACTCGCGTTACTCACGGATGTCAACGGCGTATATGACCGGCATCCCCAGCATCCGAATGCCCATAAAAAAGAAAGCATTGACGTGATCACGGCAGAAATGCTAATGCAAGCGGACAGTCACCGTTCCACGTTAGGGAGCGGAGGCATGCGTTCCAAACTGGAAGCGGCACGCAACGCGCAAACGTTTGGCATTCAAACGTTCATCGGGAAAGGCGATGAGCCGCGAGGATTGCAGGCCATCATGGATGGAAACGGCGACGGCACCTATGTATACGCGAAGCCTAACCATCTATGGCCAAAAGAAAAACAGTGGGTCGGCATCTATTCGCCCGTGGAAGGCGAGCTTGTCATTGACGAAGGGGCCAAGAATGCCCTGCTGTACGGTGGGAAAAGTTTGCTTTCCGTTGGCGTTCGCGACGTAAAAGGAAGCTTTTCAAAAGGAGCCGTTGTTGCCGTCTTTGACGAGGAACATGAATCGGTCGGCAAAGGACGCGCCACGATAGCTGCCGACGACATGCGCACATGCCTTTACAAACAGCCGGCTGTCACTTATATCCACCGGGACCATTGGGTAAGTACTTCAAAAGGGAGTGTTTTTAGTGACTGA
- a CDS encoding YlbG family protein: MFEQRQGLAVWFRSAKNVRQLRTYGHVQYVSKKMKYAILYCDEKEAEHLSERIERLSFVTGVEWSKRSQLNMDFKKEPSASKPSQTRADNVHV, translated from the coding sequence ATGTTTGAGCAACGCCAAGGGTTGGCCGTTTGGTTTCGATCCGCAAAAAATGTACGCCAACTTCGAACTTATGGGCATGTGCAATATGTCTCCAAAAAAATGAAATACGCGATTCTTTATTGCGATGAAAAAGAAGCAGAGCATCTAAGTGAGCGTATCGAGCGCCTTTCGTTTGTAACCGGGGTAGAGTGGTCGAAACGGTCGCAATTGAATATGGACTTCAAGAAAGAGCCAAGCGCATCGAAGCCCTCTCAAACGAGGGCTGACAATGTTCATGTATAA
- a CDS encoding nucleotidyltransferase, with amino-acid sequence MKSIGLIVEYNPLHNGHAYHLQASKEASGADVVICVMSGYFLQRGEPASFPRRTRTEMALAAGADLVVELPYAYSTQHAHWFARGAVSILNDLFTDEFYFGSEAGSIQDFHELDTFMQNNDDPLQKNVRNHLASGVSFPAAQAKAFHDADLPGYLPDLSKPNNILGYHYVKTARQLGANIVAKTIPRIRAQYHDEALTEGQSIASATAIRKILSEHADVSLIYPYVPPQVYKMIEHFYEKGQPMHKWDDYYPYLQLLLGTRPADALAQIYEAEEGLENRFIKTALNQPTFQNFMHEVKTKRYTWTRLQRLAVHMLTGTTKTDMDKAFGEAARPRSVRILGFNETGRKYLNAVKKRTPLSLYHRPPKGKNAQQILDERAARTYYAIFGGEKRVEKWRDDYTQRPVYREEEN; translated from the coding sequence ATGAAATCCATTGGTCTTATTGTTGAATATAATCCCCTGCATAACGGACATGCTTATCATCTACAAGCTTCAAAAGAAGCTTCCGGCGCCGACGTCGTCATCTGCGTCATGAGCGGCTACTTTTTACAGCGCGGCGAACCCGCGAGTTTCCCGCGCCGCACCCGAACGGAGATGGCCCTGGCGGCGGGGGCGGATCTCGTGGTTGAGCTCCCCTATGCCTACTCAACCCAACACGCCCATTGGTTTGCCAGAGGCGCCGTCTCCATTCTCAACGATTTATTTACCGATGAATTCTATTTCGGCAGTGAAGCAGGGTCTATTCAAGATTTCCATGAATTGGACACCTTTATGCAAAATAACGACGATCCGCTGCAAAAAAATGTACGTAATCACTTGGCAAGCGGTGTTTCTTTTCCGGCTGCGCAGGCCAAGGCCTTTCACGACGCAGACCTGCCCGGGTACCTGCCTGATTTATCGAAACCAAATAATATTCTCGGGTATCATTACGTCAAAACCGCCCGTCAACTGGGCGCAAATATCGTCGCCAAGACAATCCCCCGCATCCGCGCGCAATACCATGACGAGGCTTTGACCGAGGGGCAATCGATCGCGAGCGCGACCGCGATTCGCAAAATCCTCTCCGAACATGCAGACGTAAGCTTAATTTATCCTTACGTGCCGCCGCAGGTTTATAAAATGATTGAACATTTTTACGAAAAGGGACAACCCATGCATAAGTGGGACGACTATTATCCTTACTTACAATTGTTACTTGGCACACGTCCCGCCGATGCCCTCGCGCAAATATATGAAGCGGAGGAAGGGCTTGAGAACCGTTTTATTAAAACCGCTTTAAATCAACCAACCTTCCAGAACTTCATGCACGAGGTGAAAACAAAACGGTACACGTGGACGCGCCTCCAGCGTTTGGCTGTACACATGCTTACCGGCACGACTAAAACCGATATGGACAAAGCGTTCGGGGAGGCCGCGCGGCCCCGTTCCGTTCGCATCCTCGGTTTCAATGAAACAGGACGAAAATATTTAAACGCTGTTAAAAAACGTACCCCATTATCGTTATATCACCGGCCGCCGAAGGGGAAAAACGCCCAACAAATATTGGACGAACGAGCGGCACGGACGTATTACGCCATTTTTGGCGGGGAAAAGCGAGTGGAAAAATGGAGAGACGACTATACCCAACGCCCGGTGTATCGGGAGGAGGAAAACTAA
- the ylbJ gene encoding sporulation integral membrane protein YlbJ, producing the protein MTRSQWQSLFLGTSAAILAASLMIFPQASFDASLRGLSIWWDVVFPSLLPFFIISELLIAFGVVSFLGAFMEPFMRPLFKVPGTGGFVWAMGIASGNPAGAKLTARLWKEKRITTMEGERLVSFTTASNPLFLFGAIAVGFFHDPALGILLAFAHYGANVFVGIIMRFHGKEDAASRSKKKLALPSVKAAFQLLHEERLRDDRPIGKKLGDAVQSSVQTLLMIGGFIILFSVINEILSLLNVTAVLAMFAGMFLAVFQFSSELSVPIVSGLFEMTLGSQLASLTDATLKQKVIITSFMLAFAGFSAQAQAGSLLAETEIRFRPFFIARCMQGVIAACLTYLCWDALYQPEGIAVFTAWDHTVAIKGIWDMFLLGSPYFTLGMLLISIYIFHKRRMKTSV; encoded by the coding sequence ATGACACGTTCCCAATGGCAGTCACTATTTCTGGGCACAAGCGCAGCTATTCTTGCAGCTTCTCTTATGATCTTTCCGCAAGCGTCGTTTGATGCATCCTTGCGAGGCCTTTCCATCTGGTGGGACGTCGTCTTCCCCTCCTTGCTTCCTTTTTTTATTATATCAGAATTGCTGATTGCATTTGGAGTCGTAAGCTTTCTTGGTGCATTCATGGAACCTTTTATGCGCCCGTTATTTAAAGTCCCGGGAACCGGGGGGTTCGTGTGGGCTATGGGCATCGCGAGCGGCAACCCGGCGGGTGCGAAATTGACCGCCCGATTGTGGAAGGAAAAACGCATTACAACGATGGAAGGCGAGCGGCTCGTTTCCTTTACAACCGCTTCAAATCCGTTATTTTTATTCGGAGCCATTGCCGTCGGTTTTTTTCATGATCCCGCCCTCGGCATTCTGCTCGCATTTGCCCATTATGGGGCTAACGTTTTCGTCGGCATCATCATGCGATTCCATGGAAAGGAAGATGCTGCTTCCCGATCGAAAAAAAAGCTCGCTCTCCCTTCCGTGAAAGCGGCTTTTCAATTGCTTCATGAAGAACGGTTGCGCGACGATCGGCCGATCGGAAAAAAATTAGGCGACGCGGTGCAATCTTCTGTGCAAACGCTACTCATGATCGGCGGCTTTATTATCTTGTTCTCGGTGATCAATGAAATTTTGTCGCTTCTTAACGTGACTGCTGTCCTTGCCATGTTCGCCGGTATGTTCCTGGCAGTCTTCCAGTTTTCGTCCGAACTTAGCGTACCGATTGTATCCGGTTTATTTGAAATGACGCTCGGCAGCCAACTGGCGAGCCTTACCGATGCAACGCTGAAACAAAAGGTGATCATTACAAGTTTCATGCTTGCATTTGCCGGATTTTCCGCACAGGCACAAGCGGGAAGTTTGTTGGCAGAAACCGAGATAAGGTTTCGTCCTTTTTTCATCGCCCGTTGCATGCAAGGGGTTATTGCTGCCTGTCTCACATACCTATGTTGGGATGCATTATATCAGCCCGAAGGCATTGCCGTTTTCACTGCGTGGGATCATACAGTAGCTATCAAGGGCATATGGGATATGTTTCTTCTAGGCTCCCCTTATTTTACGCTCGGAATGCTATTGATTTCTATTTATATTTTTCATAAACGGAGAATGAAGACATCGGTTTAG